The Iodobacter fluviatilis genome includes a window with the following:
- a CDS encoding lytic transglycosylase codes for MKQSILVGLISGLCSLGSYADTDAPAKLDYQLHNPNFDPQDDTYRTIDALFSDVVSAPEYADLWARVRTGFTIPELDHQLVSKWENYYASRPEYLNRIIKRGTPYLYYVVNEVEKRGMPMEIALLPMIESAFNPRAESSVKAAGMWQFMPATGKDYGLERTWWYDGRRDVVAATSAALDYLSSSYGQFGDWQLALASYNWGPTAVARAVAKNEAASLGTQFIDLRMPDETRNYVPKLLAVRNIIANPGAYGVTLESLPNKPYFATLTVGKHMDVKVAAELAETPVEELLRLNPGFIRPVIAYKDDRSLVLPVAKVAAFQKNLADYDKPLLNWQPYVTKQGESFEQLASAFGVAASELKEINDIGGRERIARGQTILVPKITGLDVSDRQTLTALAANRAAEPVDTGANDKPHAPVLASAEHRVIKGDTAYNIAKRYGMNVAQLQAMNKAADAQVQIGQILRVSARPESVAAGKDGREYIAKRGDTFASISKRYKVATADLKKWNGAKSIQAGTKLVIY; via the coding sequence ATGAAACAAAGCATCCTCGTTGGTCTCATCTCAGGTCTGTGTTCCTTGGGTTCTTACGCAGATACTGACGCCCCAGCCAAGCTGGATTATCAGCTGCATAATCCCAATTTCGATCCTCAAGATGACACATATCGTACAATCGATGCGCTGTTTTCTGATGTGGTCAGCGCCCCGGAGTACGCCGATTTGTGGGCCCGTGTCCGTACCGGATTTACCATCCCTGAGCTGGACCATCAATTAGTCAGCAAATGGGAAAACTACTACGCCAGCCGCCCTGAATACCTGAACCGCATCATCAAACGTGGCACACCCTATTTGTATTATGTGGTGAATGAAGTTGAAAAACGCGGTATGCCTATGGAAATCGCGCTTTTACCCATGATCGAATCCGCCTTTAACCCTAGGGCAGAATCATCGGTAAAAGCAGCGGGTATGTGGCAGTTTATGCCTGCCACAGGCAAGGATTACGGCCTTGAGCGCACATGGTGGTATGACGGCCGCCGTGATGTTGTTGCCGCCACCAGCGCCGCTCTGGATTACCTGAGCAGCAGTTACGGCCAGTTTGGCGACTGGCAGCTTGCTTTAGCCTCGTATAACTGGGGCCCGACCGCAGTAGCACGCGCTGTAGCAAAAAATGAAGCAGCAAGCCTAGGTACTCAGTTTATTGATCTACGTATGCCAGACGAAACACGAAACTATGTGCCAAAGCTACTGGCTGTACGGAACATCATTGCTAATCCTGGCGCCTATGGCGTAACCCTTGAATCCCTGCCTAATAAGCCTTATTTTGCCACCCTGACTGTTGGCAAACATATGGATGTAAAAGTGGCAGCGGAGCTGGCCGAAACGCCTGTTGAAGAATTACTGCGACTCAACCCGGGGTTTATCCGCCCCGTGATTGCTTATAAAGATGATCGTTCATTGGTATTACCTGTCGCCAAAGTAGCGGCTTTCCAAAAAAACCTAGCTGACTACGACAAGCCCCTGCTTAACTGGCAACCCTATGTGACCAAGCAGGGTGAATCTTTTGAACAGCTAGCAAGCGCATTTGGCGTTGCAGCAAGTGAGCTGAAAGAAATCAATGATATCGGTGGCCGAGAGCGCATCGCCCGTGGCCAGACGATTCTGGTGCCTAAAATTACCGGCCTCGATGTCTCTGACCGGCAGACCCTCACTGCCTTAGCAGCCAATCGAGCCGCTGAGCCCGTTGATACAGGCGCCAATGATAAACCTCATGCGCCCGTGCTCGCGAGCGCGGAGCATCGCGTCATCAAGGGTGACACGGCTTACAATATTGCAAAACGCTACGGCATGAATGTAGCCCAACTTCAGGCCATGAATAAAGCAGCTGATGCTCAAGTGCAAATCGGTCAAATTTTACGTGTCTCAGCCCGGCCGGAAAGTGTGGCGGCAGGCAAAGATGGCCGTGAATATATCGCCAAACGCGGCGACACCTTTGCATCGATTTCTAAACGCTACAAAGTAGCCACTGCCGATCTGAAAAAATGGAATGGCGCCAAATCAATTCAGGCAGGCACTAAGCTCGTTATTTATTAA
- a CDS encoding LOG family protein — protein sequence MINPNNKPIGVIDDEQALDIVGDAVLKLWDVVDELARLRPAHTPDYHVTIFGSARIQDGSAAYEAVKQLASELAAMGCRIVTGGGPGLMQAANEGAREGAPDRPEASVGIRVDLDFEQNVNDFVGKVYEHKTFFSRLHHFILRSNAFIVTSGGIGTLLELSMVWQLIQVRKLYDTPLILVGEMWHEQVDWARRYMVENNAGLASEVDMQIPIVVDTIEDAVQLIREHHEKWQIVGSSL from the coding sequence ATGATAAATCCAAACAATAAGCCAATAGGCGTGATTGATGATGAGCAGGCGCTGGATATTGTGGGTGATGCCGTGCTTAAGCTCTGGGACGTGGTTGATGAATTGGCGCGCTTACGTCCTGCGCATACGCCGGATTATCATGTCACAATCTTTGGTTCGGCGCGTATTCAGGATGGATCAGCCGCTTATGAAGCGGTTAAACAGCTGGCAAGTGAATTAGCTGCAATGGGATGTCGTATTGTTACAGGTGGAGGGCCAGGCTTGATGCAGGCCGCGAATGAAGGGGCGAGGGAAGGGGCTCCGGATCGGCCGGAAGCATCAGTAGGCATTCGGGTTGATTTAGATTTTGAACAAAATGTGAATGATTTTGTGGGCAAAGTTTATGAGCACAAAACATTTTTTTCCCGTTTGCATCATTTTATTTTGCGCTCAAATGCATTTATTGTTACATCAGGCGGGATTGGTACTTTATTAGAATTATCGATGGTATGGCAGCTGATTCAGGTGCGTAAACTTTATGACACGCCTTTGATTCTGGTCGGGGAGATGTGGCACGAGCAGGTCGATTGGGCCCGTCGTTATATGGTTGAAAATAATGCGGGTCTTGCCAGTGAAGTGGATATGCAGATTCCTATTGTCGTTGATACGATTGAAGATGCTGTTCAGCTGATCAGAGAGCATCATGAGAAATGGCAAATTGTAGGTTCTTCTTTATAA
- a CDS encoding AtaL-like protein: MQLEHLVAVNDPSNDFILNRAELWKGLVLRAEAPDLFMAHIDSVEIIERSDVHLLRKIIIGALHIQDRIHLLNEVHVRYDTEPGEQHAGGTLLMKIEEPETNMLFVRFHYQTPMNDQGEEEEYAKFLKAAWQQTDLETIQKIRELAAEGRLNTPASPV, encoded by the coding sequence TTGCAATTAGAGCACTTGGTCGCCGTTAATGACCCATCCAATGATTTTATCCTGAACAGAGCAGAGCTCTGGAAGGGCTTAGTGCTTCGTGCAGAAGCTCCTGATCTGTTTATGGCGCATATTGATAGTGTAGAAATTATTGAGCGCAGCGATGTGCATCTACTTAGAAAAATCATCATTGGTGCCTTGCACATCCAGGATCGCATCCATCTGCTTAATGAAGTGCATGTGCGTTATGACACCGAGCCGGGTGAACAACATGCCGGCGGTACCCTGCTGATGAAAATCGAAGAACCTGAAACCAATATGCTGTTTGTTCGCTTCCATTATCAAACACCGATGAACGATCAGGGCGAAGAAGAAGAGTATGCAAAGTTCCTGAAAGCTGCTTGGCAACAAACGGATTTGGAAACGATTCAAAAAATTAGAGAATTGGCCGCAGAAGGCCGGTTAAATACCCCGGCCAGCCCAGTTTAA
- a CDS encoding HAD-IIA family hydrolase, whose protein sequence is MVKSIISDMDGVIYRGKQLIPGANEFVQRLLSSKLPFLFLTNNAEQTPLDLKLKLEALGIHGLSEENFITSAMATAMFLRSQKERATVFIIGGGGLINELYNVGFSISESKPDYVVVAKSSSFNFDQMKKAVRFIDGGAKFIGTNPDMIDPVEGGSEPAAGTILAAISAATGKTPYIVGKPNALMMTLATRKLGVHPEDTLMIGDRMDTDIVGGMEAGMKTALVLSGVSNTEMIEQFPYKPDYVFNHVGEIDFTAL, encoded by the coding sequence ATGGTTAAAAGTATTATTTCTGATATGGATGGTGTGATTTATCGTGGTAAACAATTAATCCCCGGTGCAAATGAGTTTGTTCAGCGTTTATTAAGTAGTAAATTACCGTTTTTATTTTTAACTAATAATGCTGAACAAACCCCGCTCGATTTAAAACTAAAGCTGGAAGCGTTGGGTATTCACGGGTTAAGCGAAGAGAATTTTATTACCAGTGCCATGGCAACTGCGATGTTTTTACGCAGCCAGAAAGAGCGCGCTACCGTTTTTATTATTGGTGGCGGAGGCTTAATTAACGAACTTTATAATGTGGGCTTTTCTATTTCAGAAAGTAAGCCTGATTATGTGGTGGTAGCAAAATCGAGCAGCTTTAATTTCGATCAGATGAAAAAAGCGGTACGCTTTATTGACGGTGGCGCTAAATTTATTGGTACTAATCCCGATATGATTGATCCGGTTGAAGGCGGGAGCGAGCCTGCTGCGGGAACAATCCTTGCTGCTATTTCAGCGGCTACGGGCAAGACACCCTATATCGTGGGTAAGCCTAATGCTTTGATGATGACATTGGCGACGCGTAAATTGGGTGTGCATCCCGAAGATACGTTGATGATTGGTGACAGAATGGATACGGATATTGTAGGGGGCATGGAGGCGGGCATGAAAACTGCTTTGGTGCTTTCTGGTGTATCAAATACCGAGATGATTGAACAATTTCCGTATAAACCGGATTATGTGTTCAATCATGTCGGAGAAATTGATTTTACTGCGCTTTAA
- a CDS encoding acetate uptake transporter, with the protein MSQTLHTHDQTANPAPLGLLGFGMTTILLNLHNAGVTELSAMIIAMGIFYGGIAQVIAGLLEWKKGNTFGTVAFTSYGMFWLSLVALLILPKLGLAEASSVNSMTAYLTMWGIFTAFLFVGTLKLNKATQFIFGSLTILFALLALGDYTANPMIKQLAGIEGIICGASAIYAAMAQILNEMYGKEVMPLG; encoded by the coding sequence ATGTCTCAGACTCTTCATACGCATGATCAAACCGCCAATCCAGCTCCATTAGGATTACTGGGCTTTGGTATGACAACCATACTACTAAATCTGCACAACGCAGGCGTAACAGAGCTTAGTGCGATGATCATCGCGATGGGCATTTTCTACGGAGGTATTGCTCAAGTGATTGCAGGCCTGCTGGAATGGAAGAAAGGCAATACCTTTGGCACCGTCGCATTCACGTCCTACGGCATGTTTTGGCTCTCACTGGTAGCCCTACTGATTTTACCTAAGCTGGGCCTAGCAGAAGCAAGCTCAGTAAACAGCATGACCGCCTACCTCACCATGTGGGGCATTTTTACGGCATTTCTGTTTGTTGGCACGCTCAAACTCAATAAAGCGACCCAATTTATCTTTGGCTCTCTCACGATTCTTTTTGCCCTGCTCGCCCTTGGTGATTACACTGCTAATCCAATGATCAAACAACTAGCAGGTATTGAAGGTATCATTTGCGGCGCATCTGCTATTTATGCAGCAATGGCTCAAATACTGAATGAGATGTATGGAAAAGAAGTGATGCCACTCGGCTAA